A stretch of the Calditrichota bacterium genome encodes the following:
- a CDS encoding PorV/PorQ family protein yields MKKSIQLLTIILILGWTVSGVQAQFSKVGTSGAQFLKIGVGSRATSMAGAFVANAADASALYWNPAAISKFDANSLIVSYTDWFADVSNNFVGFVAPMGAAGSIGLSVTYLGMGKMLVTTVDDPEGTNDFHFGAYSMAAAFSYARNMTDRLQLGITFKYVREAIWDMTASGFAVDVGTLYYTGFRSLRFAMVIQNFGPSMAFHGGHLYEKISRFGNDKIRTTYEMKASPYPLPITFRMGIAYDLMDSKMGKLTMEVDGVHWNDNFEQGNFGAEYTWNNLFSLRAGYAYLPEEPVKWLPIERKGQNNWTTETHTDIGFTAGMGFNYNLGGLKASFDYSYNAYQFLNDVNQFTFILSF; encoded by the coding sequence ATGAAAAAGAGCATACAACTCCTGACCATTATTTTGATTTTGGGCTGGACGGTTTCGGGAGTTCAGGCCCAATTTTCAAAAGTGGGAACTTCAGGAGCACAATTCTTAAAGATTGGTGTGGGGTCCCGCGCCACCAGCATGGCGGGTGCATTCGTGGCAAACGCTGCAGATGCCTCGGCGCTTTACTGGAACCCGGCCGCGATTTCCAAATTCGATGCCAATTCTCTTATCGTTTCTTACACCGACTGGTTCGCTGATGTGTCCAATAATTTTGTGGGATTTGTTGCTCCTATGGGGGCAGCAGGTTCCATCGGATTGAGTGTGACCTATTTGGGAATGGGAAAGATGCTGGTTACAACCGTGGATGATCCGGAAGGAACCAATGATTTCCATTTTGGTGCGTACAGCATGGCAGCCGCGTTTAGTTACGCCCGAAATATGACGGATCGGCTGCAACTGGGCATCACGTTCAAATACGTTCGAGAGGCCATCTGGGACATGACAGCCAGTGGATTTGCCGTCGATGTGGGAACCCTGTATTACACCGGTTTTCGCAGCTTGCGGTTTGCCATGGTGATTCAGAATTTTGGACCGAGTATGGCTTTTCACGGCGGACATTTGTACGAAAAAATTTCGCGCTTTGGAAATGATAAAATCCGTACAACGTATGAGATGAAAGCATCCCCTTATCCTCTGCCCATTACCTTTCGTATGGGCATCGCATATGATTTAATGGATTCCAAAATGGGGAAGCTGACCATGGAAGTTGATGGTGTCCATTGGAATGATAATTTCGAACAGGGTAACTTCGGTGCTGAATATACCTGGAACAACCTGTTTTCTCTGCGCGCCGGATACGCCTATCTGCCGGAGGAACCGGTGAAATGGCTGCCGATTGAGCGAAAGGGACAAAATAATTGGACCACCGAAACCCACACGGACATCGGGTTCACAGCAGGGATGGGATTCAATTACAATCTGGGCGGATTAAAGGCCAGTTTCGATTATTCCTACAATGCCTATCAGTTCCTGAACGATGTGAATCAGTTTACGTTTATTTTGTCGTTCTGA